In Chloracidobacterium sp., one genomic interval encodes:
- a CDS encoding 3'(2'),5'-bisphosphate nucleotidase CysQ, which produces MLENELDLALSLAKQASEAILEYYAKDIVAEEKLGIDDHYEPVTDADREASRIVVNGIASVFPDDAVLSEEETDETTARLKKSRCWMIDPIDGTAGFVAKDGDFAVQIGLAIGGEPVLGVVAIPFYNEVQWAVKGCGAFRSVKGSSPAVMMTSPEAERSRMAMVASRHHYGKRLDRIVDHFGIATIVRRGSVGLKTGLIASAKCDIYINPGRRTKFWDTCAPQIILTEAGGRLTDLFGERIRYDRKDVQNHNGILATNGRSHELIVRELQPLLREFGRERVE; this is translated from the coding sequence ATGCTCGAAAACGAACTCGATCTGGCCTTAAGCCTCGCAAAACAAGCCTCAGAAGCCATTCTCGAATATTACGCAAAAGATATTGTTGCCGAAGAAAAACTCGGAATTGACGACCACTACGAACCCGTTACCGATGCTGACCGCGAGGCAAGCCGCATCGTCGTCAACGGCATTGCATCCGTTTTCCCCGATGACGCCGTACTTTCCGAGGAAGAGACCGATGAGACCACCGCACGCCTGAAAAAGAGCCGCTGCTGGATGATCGATCCGATCGACGGCACGGCCGGTTTTGTGGCAAAAGACGGTGATTTTGCTGTCCAAATTGGGCTTGCGATCGGCGGCGAGCCGGTACTGGGCGTTGTCGCAATTCCCTTTTACAACGAGGTACAGTGGGCAGTGAAAGGGTGCGGAGCGTTCCGTTCCGTAAAAGGATCGTCGCCCGCGGTCATGATGACCTCGCCCGAAGCCGAACGGTCTCGGATGGCGATGGTTGCCTCGCGGCATCATTACGGCAAACGCCTTGACCGTATCGTCGATCATTTCGGCATCGCGACGATCGTTAGGCGAGGCTCGGTCGGCCTAAAGACCGGGCTGATCGCATCGGCAAAATGCGACATCTACATCAATCCGGGGCGTCGTACTAAATTCTGGGATACATGTGCCCCGCAGATCATTCTGACCGAGGCAGGCGGCCGACTAACCGACCTATTTGGCGAACGTATCCGCTACGATCGTAAAGACGTTCAAAATCACAACGGCATTCTTGCCACGAACGGACGCTCTCACGAATTGATCGTTCGTGAACTTCAGCCGCTGCTTCGGGAATTCGGCCGCGAGCGAGTTGAATAA
- a CDS encoding exonuclease SbcCD subunit D: MKFLHIADVHLGCTRYQLAESPRDFFDAWVDVLKRYGIEEKVDLVVIAGDFFHKRSVPPEAMDHAVEGLTMLRDAGIPVIAVEGNHDQKYLDSKFSWLRSLSKWGLLKLLEPKSTGDEMIYEPWDEQLRQGGYIDVGRARIFGSDWYGTMGNVAIPMLTRAIKQTRREGAFHILLLHTDVEGHQVHPIPALSADALNQLKTAVEYVALGHTHKHYEIDNWAFNPGSIEITNISEHRETRGAFIVDVDADNHVTAHHVSDYVHRPFQQLIFAVDACETGADVADGVLELVRRDALSAVPGKPQPIIEISLRGRLGFPNSTIDMSRLRDDIKAMTNALHVRIKNHTIPVEFKDLADDGDDPAREHLERRVIDGLVLHDNRYRARAEAVADAVIGAKRMALSDEPAEKIAEFISQIIVPK; the protein is encoded by the coding sequence ATGAAGTTCCTCCATATCGCTGATGTGCATCTAGGCTGCACGCGGTATCAGCTGGCTGAAAGCCCGCGCGATTTCTTCGATGCGTGGGTCGATGTCCTCAAGCGATACGGCATCGAGGAAAAGGTCGATCTCGTCGTCATCGCAGGCGATTTCTTTCACAAGCGTTCGGTTCCGCCCGAAGCCATGGATCATGCCGTCGAAGGACTCACGATGCTCCGCGATGCCGGAATTCCGGTAATAGCGGTCGAGGGCAACCACGATCAGAAATACCTCGACAGCAAGTTCAGTTGGCTTCGCTCGCTTTCAAAATGGGGACTGCTGAAGCTGCTCGAACCGAAAAGCACAGGCGATGAAATGATCTATGAGCCGTGGGACGAACAGCTAAGGCAAGGCGGCTATATTGACGTCGGGCGGGCAAGGATATTCGGCTCGGATTGGTACGGAACGATGGGCAACGTCGCCATTCCGATGCTCACGCGTGCGATCAAGCAAACGCGACGCGAAGGGGCATTCCACATTTTGCTTCTGCATACTGATGTAGAGGGCCATCAAGTACATCCTATTCCGGCCCTTTCGGCGGATGCCCTTAACCAACTGAAAACCGCCGTCGAATACGTCGCGCTGGGCCACACGCACAAGCACTACGAGATCGACAATTGGGCATTCAATCCCGGCTCGATCGAGATAACGAACATCTCCGAGCACCGCGAAACGCGAGGTGCATTCATTGTCGATGTAGATGCAGATAACCACGTGACGGCTCATCACGTATCGGATTATGTTCACAGACCGTTCCAGCAGCTTATCTTTGCGGTCGATGCGTGCGAGACGGGTGCGGATGTGGCCGACGGCGTCCTTGAGCTGGTAAGACGCGACGCGCTGAGTGCGGTCCCGGGCAAACCGCAGCCGATCATTGAAATATCACTGCGCGGGCGCCTCGGGTTTCCTAATTCAACGATCGATATGTCAAGGCTGCGCGACGACATAAAAGCTATGACCAACGCGCTCCACGTTCGAATAAAGAATCACACGATCCCCGTCGAATTCAAGGATTTGGCGGATGACGGCGATGATCCGGCACGCGAGCATCTCGAGCGGCGCGTTATCGACGGCCTTGTCCTGCACGACAATCGGTATCGTGCCAGGGCAGAAGCCGTAGCCGACGCAGTTATCGGGGCAAAGCGAATGGCCCTTAGCGATGAGCCTGCCGAGAAGATCGCCGAATTCATCAGCCAGATAATAGTACCGAAATAA
- the wecB gene encoding UDP-N-acetylglucosamine 2-epimerase (non-hydrolyzing), protein MIKVLLIAGARPNFMKIAPIYAEMKRRGGEFDVKIVHTGQHYDAAMSDSFFTDLGMPRPDVYLGVGSGSHAVQTAKIMTEFEPVVAEEKPSWVVVVGDVNSTIACALVSAKLGIKVAHVEAGLRSRDRTMPEEINRILTDSISDLLLTTSQDADENLKNEGIPAEKIRFVGNVMIDSLLAHLKLSERSTIRADLGVEGREYGVITLHRPSNVDSAETFLPLIDALTDVANDLPLIFPAHPRTRARIDEFGVGASIERSGIKLIEPLGYLDFMRLYSGARLVLTDSGGLQEETTALGIACLTLRENTERPVTIELGTNVLVGTDPDKIRSAAAESLAASGRKASIPPLWDGHAAARICDELLRA, encoded by the coding sequence TTGATCAAAGTTCTACTCATCGCCGGTGCGCGGCCGAATTTTATGAAGATCGCCCCGATCTACGCCGAAATGAAGCGGCGCGGCGGTGAGTTTGACGTAAAGATCGTACACACGGGCCAACATTACGACGCAGCGATGTCGGATTCGTTCTTTACCGACCTCGGGATGCCGCGGCCTGATGTTTATCTCGGTGTCGGCTCCGGTTCGCATGCGGTTCAGACCGCAAAGATAATGACCGAGTTCGAGCCGGTAGTGGCCGAGGAAAAGCCTTCTTGGGTTGTCGTCGTCGGTGATGTGAACTCGACGATCGCTTGCGCACTGGTCTCTGCAAAGCTCGGCATAAAGGTCGCTCATGTCGAGGCCGGCTTGCGTTCACGCGACCGCACAATGCCAGAGGAGATCAACCGGATTTTGACTGATTCGATCTCTGACCTGCTGCTCACGACCTCACAGGATGCCGATGAGAATCTTAAGAATGAAGGCATTCCCGCTGAAAAGATCCGCTTCGTGGGCAACGTGATGATCGACTCGCTGCTTGCTCATCTCAAGTTGTCGGAACGCTCAACAATACGTGCGGATCTCGGCGTCGAAGGACGGGAATACGGCGTTATAACGCTTCATCGCCCGTCAAATGTTGATTCTGCCGAGACTTTTCTTCCGCTAATTGATGCACTGACAGACGTTGCGAATGACCTGCCGCTCATTTTTCCGGCTCATCCGCGAACCAGAGCGAGGATCGACGAGTTCGGTGTCGGTGCAAGCATCGAACGTTCAGGGATCAAGCTTATCGAGCCGCTCGGTTATCTCGATTTTATGCGTCTTTACAGCGGAGCACGGCTTGTGCTGACCGATTCCGGCGGTTTGCAGGAGGAAACGACCGCACTCGGTATAGCGTGCCTTACGCTGCGTGAGAATACCGAGCGTCCTGTAACCATCGAGCTTGGTACGAACGTCCTTGTCGGCACGGATCCTGATAAGATCCGTTCCGCGGCGGCGGAATCATTGGCGGCCTCGGGCCGCAAGGCGAGTATCCCGCCGCTGTGGGACGGCCATGCTGCCGCACGGATCTGCGATGAACTGCTCCGCGCATAG
- a CDS encoding nucleotide sugar dehydrogenase, which produces MIKEALLSSINSKDARVGVIGLGYVGLPLIVEFALKGFDSVGFEVDEAKAAAINEGRSYIVDVSSETVARCISSGKLKATTDFSLLAECDAIIICVPTPLRKTKDPDMSFILTAGGEVQKYMRTGQLVILESTTYPGTTDEVLLPMFEEKGFKVDKDFLLAFSPERVDPGNPQFQTHNIPKVVGGVSQDSTEAAAFLYRQIVENVHAVSSARVAEAAKLWENTFRAINIGMANEMAKLCNALGIDTWEVVRAAATKPFGFMPFFPGPGIGGHCIPLDPHYLSWKARQHGFDSQFISLAEQINSTMPNYVVELVSTALNESKKAVNGSKILILGVAYKKDIDDMRESPALSIIDLLRSDGADVVYHDPFVPEVTFDHAYTIGDGEPLHNRELSDELLSEADCVIICTEHSTVDYGRVCDLASLVVDTRNALTSDVRGSCKARVVRL; this is translated from the coding sequence ATGATAAAGGAAGCTCTGCTCTCAAGCATCAACAGTAAAGATGCGCGTGTCGGCGTTATTGGTCTCGGCTATGTGGGTTTACCGCTTATTGTCGAATTCGCTTTGAAAGGATTCGATTCTGTCGGCTTCGAGGTCGATGAGGCAAAGGCCGCCGCTATCAATGAAGGACGCTCGTACATTGTTGACGTCAGCTCGGAAACGGTCGCGCGGTGCATCAGCTCGGGCAAGCTAAAGGCAACGACCGATTTCAGCCTGTTGGCCGAGTGTGACGCGATCATTATCTGCGTCCCAACGCCGCTGCGAAAGACGAAAGACCCTGATATGTCGTTCATTTTGACGGCGGGCGGCGAAGTGCAGAAATATATGCGCACCGGCCAGCTGGTCATCCTTGAATCCACGACGTATCCCGGTACGACCGATGAGGTCCTGTTGCCGATGTTCGAGGAGAAGGGCTTCAAGGTCGACAAAGATTTTCTTCTTGCGTTCTCTCCCGAACGTGTCGATCCCGGCAATCCGCAATTCCAGACGCACAACATTCCCAAGGTCGTCGGCGGTGTCAGCCAAGATTCCACGGAAGCCGCCGCGTTCCTTTATCGTCAGATCGTCGAGAACGTGCATGCTGTCTCGTCGGCTCGAGTGGCTGAGGCGGCAAAACTTTGGGAGAACACCTTCCGGGCGATAAATATCGGGATGGCCAACGAGATGGCAAAGCTCTGCAACGCGCTCGGGATCGATACATGGGAGGTTGTGCGTGCGGCGGCGACAAAGCCCTTCGGTTTTATGCCGTTCTTTCCGGGACCGGGGATCGGCGGGCACTGCATCCCGCTCGATCCGCACTACCTTTCGTGGAAGGCACGCCAGCATGGGTTTGATTCACAGTTCATTTCACTTGCCGAGCAGATAAATTCGACAATGCCGAATTACGTTGTCGAGCTAGTTTCGACCGCACTTAATGAAAGTAAAAAGGCTGTCAACGGCTCAAAGATATTGATCCTCGGCGTCGCGTATAAGAAGGATATTGACGATATGCGCGAGTCGCCTGCGTTATCGATCATTGATCTGCTTCGCTCTGACGGCGCCGATGTTGTGTATCACGATCCGTTCGTGCCGGAGGTTACGTTCGATCACGCCTACACGATCGGTGACGGCGAACCGCTTCATAACCGGGAACTTTCTGACGAGCTCCTCTCTGAAGCGGATTGCGTGATAATTTGCACCGAGCATTCAACGGTTGATTACGGCCGTGTCTGCGATCTGGCTTCGCTTGTGGTCGATACACGAAATGCCCTGACGAGCGACGTGCGCGGTTCCTGTAAGGCGAGGGTCGTTCGTTTGTGA
- a CDS encoding S8 family serine peptidase — protein MKRLGVQRLFAATLAIAGLTLAAFAQLAPVTAEMQKKAAFERLIEKAAAGSVRVIIGLKMDPLPPGELKGARLEQEHLAVRRVQNAFLNKNTSLRSDKNLYLFDYIPFFTAYLDGDSLRDLASDDSIASIEEDKIEDATLAESGPIVSAPAAWAAGFTGSGYAVAVLDTGVMKTHNFLTGKVISEACYSTNNSAAISVCPGGVTDSTAVGSGVNCDAAVSGCPHGTHVAGIIAGVGSSFNGIAKGANIIAIQVFSKFTSQTDCGTATAPCARSYNSDQIKGLERVLALSGTYNIASVNMSLGGGQYFSNCDSTEAARKAAIDNLRSVKIASAISSGNSGYTNSMGAPGCISSAVSVGSTDDGSSGVGLDVVSSFSNSASFLNLLAPGRWILSSVATTNGSTTTYQNYSGTSMAAPHVAAAFAVLRQKKPSASVDLILNALTATGQPILDTRNGITKPRINVYAALNALSKKAPFDFDGDSRTDLAIFRPSVSEWWWQRSTNSTTGAATFGSSSDVIVPADHTGDGKTDIAVWRPSNGTWYVLRSENFSYYAAPFGASGDIPAPGDFDGDNKADTAVFRPSTGTWYINRSSGGTDIVNFGVSTDKPLVGDFDGDGKSDIAIFRPNGTNGAEWWVRRSTNATVFAAQFGISTDKAVPGDYSGDGKADFAVWRPSNGTWYVLRSEDLSYYAFPFGANGDLPVPGDYDGDGKTDGAVFRPSNSTWYVNRSTGGTLIQAFGTSGDKPLPNAYVR, from the coding sequence ATGAAACGCTTAGGAGTTCAACGATTATTTGCAGCAACGCTCGCGATCGCAGGTTTAACTTTGGCGGCCTTCGCTCAACTGGCACCGGTTACTGCCGAAATGCAGAAAAAGGCGGCCTTCGAGCGGCTTATAGAAAAGGCCGCGGCCGGTAGCGTACGCGTGATCATCGGACTAAAAATGGATCCGCTGCCGCCCGGTGAACTCAAAGGTGCGAGGCTCGAACAGGAACATCTGGCGGTCAGGCGTGTACAAAATGCCTTCCTGAACAAGAATACGTCTCTTCGCTCGGATAAGAACCTTTATCTATTTGATTATATTCCGTTCTTCACGGCGTATCTCGACGGGGACAGCCTCCGCGATCTTGCGTCGGATGACAGCATAGCAAGCATCGAAGAGGACAAGATCGAAGACGCAACATTGGCCGAAAGCGGCCCGATCGTCTCAGCTCCCGCCGCGTGGGCCGCAGGCTTCACAGGCAGCGGTTATGCGGTGGCCGTGCTGGATACCGGTGTTATGAAAACACACAACTTCCTTACCGGCAAGGTCATTTCCGAAGCGTGTTATTCAACAAATAACAGCGCCGCAATAAGCGTCTGCCCCGGCGGCGTTACTGATTCGACCGCCGTCGGTTCAGGCGTTAACTGCGATGCGGCTGTCAGCGGCTGCCCGCACGGAACTCATGTCGCAGGGATAATCGCGGGTGTCGGATCAAGTTTTAACGGTATCGCTAAAGGCGCAAATATTATCGCGATCCAAGTATTCTCAAAGTTCACCTCGCAAACAGATTGCGGCACTGCGACCGCACCTTGCGCCCGTTCTTATAACTCCGATCAGATCAAGGGCCTTGAACGCGTTCTTGCCTTGAGCGGCACATACAATATCGCCTCGGTGAATATGAGTCTTGGCGGCGGACAGTATTTTTCAAATTGTGACAGCACTGAAGCGGCACGAAAAGCCGCCATCGACAACCTTCGATCGGTCAAGATCGCCTCAGCTATTTCTTCCGGCAACAGCGGTTACACGAATTCGATGGGAGCTCCCGGATGCATATCCTCGGCGGTAAGCGTTGGTTCGACCGATGACGGAAGCTCGGGCGTCGGACTTGACGTGGTCTCAAGCTTTTCGAACAGTGCCTCCTTTTTGAATCTGCTTGCACCGGGCCGATGGATATTGTCGTCGGTTGCCACGACAAACGGTTCGACCACAACCTATCAGAATTATTCCGGCACATCGATGGCGGCTCCTCACGTTGCGGCGGCATTTGCCGTCCTTCGACAGAAGAAGCCGTCTGCCTCGGTCGATCTGATCCTGAATGCCCTGACAGCCACAGGGCAGCCGATCCTGGATACGAGGAACGGCATCACAAAACCGCGTATCAATGTATATGCCGCTCTGAACGCACTCAGCAAGAAAGCCCCGTTCGACTTTGACGGCGATTCGCGCACCGACCTGGCGATCTTCAGGCCGTCCGTAAGTGAATGGTGGTGGCAGCGTTCCACGAACTCGACTACCGGTGCGGCAACATTCGGCAGTTCTTCGGACGTGATCGTACCGGCTGATCACACAGGCGACGGCAAAACCGACATCGCCGTATGGCGTCCGTCGAACGGCACTTGGTACGTGCTTCGAAGCGAGAATTTCTCGTACTATGCGGCGCCTTTCGGCGCCTCGGGCGACATTCCCGCTCCCGGTGACTTTGACGGCGATAATAAAGCCGACACGGCTGTTTTCCGTCCTTCGACAGGAACTTGGTATATCAACCGTTCGAGCGGCGGAACGGATATTGTGAATTTCGGCGTTTCAACGGATAAGCCGCTTGTCGGTGATTTTGACGGTGACGGCAAGTCCGATATCGCGATATTCAGGCCGAACGGCACGAACGGAGCCGAGTGGTGGGTTCGCCGCAGCACCAACGCGACCGTCTTCGCGGCCCAGTTCGGCATTTCGACGGACAAGGCGGTGCCCGGCGACTATTCGGGCGACGGCAAAGCTGACTTTGCGGTATGGCGTCCGTCAAACGGCACTTGGTATGTGCTGCGAAGCGAGGATCTCAGCTATTATGCGTTCCCTTTCGGCGCGAATGGCGACCTGCCGGTTCCGGGTGATTACGACGGCGACGGTAAAACGGATGGAGCTGTATTCAGGCCGTCGAACTCAACGTGGTACGTCAACAGGTCAACCGGCGGAACGCTCATTCAGGCCTTCGGCACCTCGGGTGATAAGCCGCTGCCGAATGCGTACGTCCGTTAG
- a CDS encoding UbiA family prenyltransferase: MPSFIAKCRTTLEMIKFEHTLFALPFAFLGMVLAAEGLPTFWQFAWITAAMVGARSAAMTFNRIIDRTIDAKNPRTASRELPSGKLTVGFAWTFFAAALLLFLTSAFMLNRLTFMLSPVALLFILGYSYAKRFTELAHLLLGAALAISPSAAWIAVRGTLDDAVPILLSVFVMIWAAGFDVLYACQDHDYDRKAGLRSIPARFGIRHALWIARMFHFQAFIVLCLLWLITGMSWVSLIGVVGIAILFAYQHSLVKPNDLSRMNAAFFTTNAFVSVILLVTFGGAVFLTH, encoded by the coding sequence ATGCCTTCGTTTATCGCTAAATGTCGAACAACGCTCGAAATGATCAAATTCGAGCACACGCTGTTCGCACTTCCTTTTGCATTCCTCGGCATGGTACTCGCCGCAGAAGGCCTGCCTACGTTTTGGCAGTTCGCATGGATAACTGCCGCGATGGTCGGAGCACGTTCGGCGGCGATGACCTTTAATCGCATAATTGACCGTACTATCGACGCGAAAAATCCGCGTACCGCATCGCGCGAACTGCCATCAGGCAAGCTCACGGTCGGATTTGCGTGGACATTCTTCGCTGCTGCCCTGCTTCTCTTTTTGACCTCTGCATTTATGCTGAATCGGCTGACGTTCATGCTCTCGCCGGTAGCATTGCTTTTCATCCTCGGCTACTCCTATGCAAAGCGCTTTACCGAACTCGCACATCTTCTGCTCGGAGCGGCACTCGCGATCTCACCCTCAGCCGCATGGATCGCCGTACGCGGCACACTCGACGATGCCGTGCCGATCTTACTTTCGGTATTCGTAATGATATGGGCCGCCGGATTTGACGTACTTTATGCGTGCCAAGATCATGACTATGACCGCAAAGCAGGCCTTCGTTCGATCCCGGCGAGGTTCGGCATTCGCCACGCCCTTTGGATCGCCCGTATGTTTCACTTCCAGGCGTTCATCGTGCTTTGCTTGCTGTGGCTGATAACCGGAATGTCGTGGGTGTCGCTGATCGGCGTTGTCGGGATCGCTATCCTGTTTGCGTATCAGCATTCGCTCGTTAAGCCGAACGATCTTTCGCGTATGAACGCGGCATTCTTTACAACGAATGCTTTTGTCAGCGTGATCTTGCTCGTAACATTTGGCGGAGCGGTATTCCTGACGCACTGA
- a CDS encoding group III truncated hemoglobin, producing MKQDILNREDIDLLMREFYSRAMSDEMIGYLFTEVAMLDLEHHLPVIGDFWETLLFGTRAYQKYGRSPLYVHKLLDDKEPLTAEHFKRWVAIFDECVDKYFDGENAGSIKRRARAIAARMSYFLNPDDELRLEMAASMAF from the coding sequence ATGAAACAGGATATTTTGAACAGGGAAGATATCGATCTGCTCATGCGGGAGTTCTACTCGCGCGCCATGAGCGACGAAATGATCGGTTATCTGTTCACAGAGGTTGCAATGCTCGATCTTGAGCATCACCTTCCGGTGATCGGAGATTTCTGGGAGACGCTTCTTTTCGGGACAAGGGCGTATCAGAAATACGGCCGAAGCCCTCTTTACGTCCATAAACTGCTGGATGATAAAGAGCCGCTGACGGCAGAGCATTTCAAGCGGTGGGTCGCCATTTTTGATGAGTGTGTTGATAAGTACTTCGACGGCGAAAATGCCGGATCTATAAAGAGACGAGCACGGGCGATCGCTGCGCGGATGTCGTATTTCCTAAATCCTGACGACGAATTGAGGCTCGAAATGGCAGCCTCGATGGCATTTTAG